A single Amphiura filiformis chromosome 8, Afil_fr2py, whole genome shotgun sequence DNA region contains:
- the LOC140159575 gene encoding uncharacterized protein — protein sequence MEQIFKHLNLEERGINIDGEWLTDLRFADDVALTSPSGKDLEVQLNSLNTESKKIGLKNFDTREPIEIDNEPIEKADSYKYLGKTVKMEDNIRDEVLLRIKAGCCGVALADTKTSFAIKSYQ from the coding sequence atggaacaaattttcaaacatctaaatttggaaGAAAGGGGTATTAACATCGATGGAGAATGGTTAACCGACCTGaggtttgcagatgatgtagccCTTACATCACCATCAGGTAAAGACTTGGAAGTCCAGCTTAATAGTTTGAATACTGAGAGCAagaaaattggactgaaaaactTTGACACTAGAGAGcccattgaaattgacaatgaacCGATAGAGAAAGCAGATAGTTACAAGTATCTGGGCAAGACAGTCAAGATGGAAGACAACATAAGAGACGAAGTCTTACTGAGAATCAAAGCTGGCTGTTGTGGTGTTGCTTTGGCAGATACAAAGACATCTTTTGCGATAAAAAGCTACCAATGA